One part of the Thermodesulfobium sp. 4217-1 genome encodes these proteins:
- the gltX gene encoding glutamate--tRNA ligase, with translation MIRVRFAPSPTGALHIGGAHTALFNYLFAKRLEGKFILRIEDTDTERSSKEYEEVILESLKWMGIEWDEGPYYQSKRLDIYREKANELLQKGLAYECFCTPEELRERREMMIKMGRPPKYDGRCRDLSEDQKRDLRAKGLKSVLRIRIPDGKSFLRDAVKGDVSFANDSLGGDMVIMKSDSYPTYNFAVVIDDIDMDITHVIRGDDHLTNTFKQMIIYKAFGKELPKFAHIPLLLGPDKAKLSKRHGAESVLEYREMGYLSDALFNFLSLLGWTPKEGQEIFSRDELISMFCLAKLNSNPAVFDMKRLDWMNSQYIKNMDDLKLFDLAKAFYDKAGIELVKDDFTIRAINLGKVRARTLQDLVIGTKYFFVEPELSAEEMDSIKSNSSTALLLEKFLELLNTGYDSHIDLENKSREMAASLDLAFKDLVHPLRLLITGMKVGPGLFEIVDALGKDIVIRRVSKFLNDA, from the coding sequence ATGATAAGAGTTCGTTTTGCTCCATCTCCTACAGGTGCACTTCACATTGGCGGAGCTCACACTGCACTTTTTAACTACCTTTTTGCCAAGCGTCTTGAGGGCAAATTTATCTTAAGGATTGAGGACACGGATACAGAGAGATCGTCAAAGGAATATGAGGAAGTCATCTTAGAAAGTTTGAAATGGATGGGGATAGAGTGGGATGAGGGGCCATATTATCAGTCAAAGCGACTGGATATATATAGAGAGAAGGCAAACGAACTTCTCCAAAAGGGTTTGGCATACGAGTGCTTTTGCACCCCTGAGGAGCTAAGGGAAAGACGAGAGATGATGATAAAGATGGGCAGACCTCCAAAATATGACGGCAGGTGTAGGGATCTTAGCGAGGATCAGAAGAGGGACCTCAGAGCCAAGGGCTTAAAATCAGTTCTAAGGATAAGAATCCCCGACGGAAAGTCATTTTTGCGCGATGCTGTAAAGGGCGATGTGTCATTTGCGAATGACAGTCTGGGCGGCGATATGGTGATAATGAAGTCTGACTCGTATCCGACTTATAACTTTGCGGTGGTAATAGACGATATAGATATGGATATTACCCACGTCATAAGAGGCGACGATCACTTGACGAACACCTTTAAACAGATGATCATTTATAAGGCTTTCGGCAAAGAATTGCCAAAATTCGCCCACATACCGCTTCTTCTGGGGCCTGATAAGGCAAAGCTCTCGAAAAGGCATGGAGCCGAGAGCGTTCTGGAATATAGGGAAATGGGATACCTTTCTGATGCCCTTTTTAACTTTTTGTCGCTCCTTGGTTGGACGCCAAAAGAGGGCCAGGAGATATTTTCAAGGGATGAGCTGATATCTATGTTTTGTCTTGCAAAGCTAAACTCGAATCCCGCTGTATTCGACATGAAGAGATTGGACTGGATGAATTCTCAATATATAAAAAATATGGACGATCTAAAGTTATTTGACCTTGCCAAAGCCTTTTATGATAAAGCAGGGATAGAGCTTGTGAAAGACGACTTTACCATAAGGGCGATAAATCTTGGCAAAGTAAGGGCAAGGACTCTGCAGGACCTTGTTATCGGCACGAAATATTTCTTTGTAGAACCTGAGCTTTCGGCTGAAGAAATGGATAGCATAAAGTCAAATAGTTCAACCGCACTGCTTTTGGAGAAATTTCTCGAACTGCTGAATACTGGTTATGATTCACATATAGATTTGGAGAACAAGTCAAGAGAAATGGCAGCCTCCCTTGATCTTGCTTTCAAGGACTTGGTCCATCCTCTTAGGCTGTTAATCACTGGAATGAAGGTAGGCCCAGGGTTGTTTGAGATCGTAGACGCCCTTGGAAAGGACATCGTAATAAGAAGGGTCTCAAAATTTCTCAATGATGCATAA
- a CDS encoding macro domain-containing protein, which translates to MVDINFKIKDKILEIVKGDITLRDTDAIVNAANRYLQHGGGVALAIVRRGGEIIQTESNMIIRNQGPIPTGKAVYTTAGDLKPKHIIHVAGPDYNEYAPDAAMELLKMSINSCFDLALKLRLKSISLPAISSGIYGFPKDKCADILIRESFEHLMKDESLRKIEFVLYEEITAEVFATTAKKYFEIYKNRK; encoded by the coding sequence ATGGTTGATATCAATTTTAAAATAAAGGATAAAATTTTAGAAATTGTTAAAGGAGATATCACGCTCAGGGACACTGATGCCATAGTAAATGCGGCAAATAGATATCTTCAGCATGGGGGCGGCGTAGCCCTTGCAATTGTCAGAAGAGGCGGAGAGATAATCCAGACTGAAAGCAATATGATAATTAGAAACCAGGGGCCTATTCCCACAGGGAAAGCGGTATACACTACAGCAGGCGATTTAAAACCAAAACACATAATCCATGTAGCTGGTCCTGATTACAATGAATATGCGCCTGACGCAGCTATGGAGCTACTAAAGATGTCTATAAATTCGTGCTTTGATCTCGCATTGAAACTTAGGCTAAAAAGCATTTCTCTTCCTGCGATTTCATCAGGCATATACGGCTTCCCAAAGGACAAATGTGCTGATATTCTTATTCGAGAATCCTTTGAACATCTTATGAAAGACGAATCGCTGAGAAAAATTGAGTTCGTGCTCTATGAAGAGATTACAGCAGAGGTTTTTGCAACAACAGCAAAAAAATATTTTGAAATTTATAAAAATAGAAAATAA
- a CDS encoding glycosyltransferase family 2 protein gives MENKNNLKIAVVVPCYNEEAAIGSVIKGFRESLSEFSDTKIYIYDNNSVDPTIEIAKKCDAIVRQEERQGKGNVVRRMFRDVDADFYILVDGDSTYEPSIAPLMLKLAIKRQYDLVNCIRKEVDSEAYRFGHTFGNRILTKAVNMIFGNYIQDMLSGYKVLSRRFVKSFPVQSDGFDIETEIAIHALQLQCPMGYIVGNYYKRQEGSNSKLNTYRDGFKILKLIIALFRHEKPLLFFSLIGLILAMIALGLGIPIVIQFIETGLVPKLPTALLAVGIMIIASLCFTIGIILDTVTKGRIENKMLAYLSHKMFDPEGSRE, from the coding sequence ATGGAAAACAAAAATAATCTGAAAATTGCTGTGGTTGTGCCCTGTTATAACGAAGAAGCAGCCATTGGAAGTGTTATAAAAGGTTTTAGAGAATCTCTAAGTGAATTTAGCGATACTAAAATTTACATTTATGACAACAATTCAGTTGATCCTACAATAGAAATAGCTAAGAAGTGTGATGCTATTGTACGTCAAGAAGAGCGTCAGGGCAAGGGGAATGTAGTAAGAAGAATGTTTAGAGACGTTGATGCTGATTTTTATATCTTAGTTGATGGAGACTCTACATACGAGCCATCTATTGCTCCATTGATGCTGAAGTTAGCTATAAAGAGGCAGTATGACCTTGTTAACTGCATTCGTAAAGAAGTGGATTCAGAAGCCTATCGCTTTGGTCATACATTTGGAAATAGAATCTTAACAAAAGCTGTAAATATGATATTTGGTAACTATATTCAGGACATGCTATCTGGTTATAAAGTTCTATCAAGGCGATTTGTAAAGTCTTTCCCAGTCCAATCAGATGGGTTTGACATAGAGACAGAGATAGCTATTCATGCATTGCAACTTCAGTGTCCTATGGGATATATTGTAGGAAATTATTATAAAAGGCAAGAGGGCTCAAATAGTAAACTAAATACATATAGGGATGGGTTTAAGATCTTAAAATTAATTATCGCACTTTTTCGTCATGAGAAACCTTTACTGTTTTTCTCTCTAATAGGTCTTATACTGGCTATGATTGCCTTGGGATTAGGTATTCCTATAGTCATACAATTTATCGAGACAGGTTTAGTGCCCAAGCTGCCTACTGCATTGCTTGCTGTAGGGATAATGATCATTGCATCTTTATGCTTCACAATAGGAATAATACTTGATACTGTAACAAAGGGAAGAATAGAAAATAAAATGCTTGCTTATTTATCGCATAAAATGTTTGATCCAGAAGGTAGTAGAGAATAG
- a CDS encoding N-glycosylase/DNA lyase — translation MLYGKDEGRGLYDGIGRNFRTSQIKLGLLDKLDSLRGSPCESQIELRVSQFREIGSGSEEKIFEELCFCVLTANYSAKGGISIQNKIGDGFLYMEEEELKLTLRELGYRFWNPRYRFIVENRRLFGMLRDILGSDVSTFDKRKTLVKEVKGFGMKEASHFLRNVGIFDVAILDRHILRVMKEYGYLDEIPKTITEKTYINFEKTFFQISDDFGKPPGVLDLYIWFMEKGCVDK, via the coding sequence GTGCTCTATGGAAAAGATGAAGGAAGAGGGCTTTATGATGGAATTGGGAGAAATTTCAGGACATCACAAATAAAATTGGGACTATTAGATAAGTTAGACTCTCTTAGGGGATCTCCTTGCGAGAGCCAAATTGAGTTGAGAGTTTCTCAGTTTAGAGAAATTGGTTCTGGCAGTGAAGAAAAGATCTTTGAGGAGCTTTGTTTCTGTGTTCTGACTGCAAACTACTCTGCTAAGGGCGGCATATCTATTCAGAACAAGATAGGCGATGGTTTCTTGTATATGGAGGAAGAAGAGCTAAAGCTAACTCTTAGAGAGCTGGGCTATAGGTTCTGGAATCCGCGATATAGATTTATCGTAGAAAACAGAAGACTTTTTGGGATGTTGAGAGATATCCTGGGCTCTGATGTAAGCACTTTTGACAAGAGGAAGACCCTGGTAAAAGAGGTAAAGGGCTTTGGGATGAAAGAGGCAAGCCACTTCCTTAGAAACGTTGGTATATTTGATGTGGCGATTCTTGACAGGCACATATTAAGGGTTATGAAGGAATATGGCTATCTTGATGAGATTCCCAAAACAATTACCGAAAAAACATATATTAATTTCGAGAAAACCTTTTTTCAAATTTCAGATGATTTTGGAAAGCCACCGGGAGTCTTGGATCTATATATATGGTTTATGGAAAAAGGATGTGTGGACAAATGA
- a CDS encoding class I SAM-dependent methyltransferase: MYSGKENLEDMLLAENYNNHLSELIKPHLNLKYTIVDFGSGLGNFAEKFKKIGYNLYCVEIDDDLRRKLENKGFKCFKTLDELDDDSIDFIYTLNVIEHIENDDEIIKKFYKKLKRGGQIVIYVPALKILYSTMDKKVGHFRRYSMKHLNNLMISNGFEIQRSIYVDSLGFLITLFFKTFGNKEGNINQQALIIYDRYLFPMSIFLDNLFRKILGKNLYVLAKKPNRVIS, from the coding sequence ATGTATAGCGGCAAAGAGAATTTGGAAGATATGCTCTTAGCAGAAAATTATAATAATCATCTATCAGAGCTTATTAAGCCACATTTGAATTTAAAATATACTATTGTTGACTTTGGATCTGGTTTAGGTAATTTCGCTGAGAAATTTAAAAAAATTGGTTACAATTTATATTGTGTAGAGATAGATGATGATCTTAGAAGAAAGTTAGAAAACAAAGGGTTTAAGTGTTTTAAAACCTTAGATGAATTAGATGACGATAGCATTGATTTTATCTATACATTAAATGTTATTGAGCACATTGAAAATGACGATGAAATAATTAAAAAGTTTTATAAAAAGCTTAAGAGGGGGGGGCAAATAGTAATTTATGTCCCCGCTTTAAAGATTTTATATAGCACTATGGATAAAAAAGTTGGTCATTTTAGAAGATATTCTATGAAGCATTTGAATAACCTAATGATAAGTAATGGGTTTGAAATTCAAAGGTCTATTTATGTTGATTCTCTTGGTTTTTTAATTACATTGTTTTTCAAAACATTTGGGAATAAAGAAGGAAATATAAATCAGCAAGCACTAATTATTTATGATAGATATTTATTTCCAATGAGCATTTTTCTAGACAATTTGTTTAGGAAAATATTAGGCAAGAATCTTTATGTTCTTGCTAAAAAGCCTAATAGAGTAATTTCTTGA
- a CDS encoding nitrilase-related carbon-nitrogen hydrolase, which yields MRIGLFQMDILRDFELNFEKVKRAILEAQKNNLNLLALPETFLSGYYKSSIKKVSENLSYYFDQLSSMSRECSMDIYGSLPVKEDSSMYNCGFYFSGGSCIGRYKKIHLIGIMGERDIFSEGSESVVAESKNLGKVGLAICYDIRFPELFRKISTKSRVTIVSAMWPKSRIEHWKTLLRARAIENQCFIVGVNRVGSDRNNLYSGNSLIFDPYGATLLECGDKEGLYFSDIDLSSVEKYRSDFNVLGDRRIFNLQ from the coding sequence ATGAGAATAGGGCTCTTTCAGATGGACATATTAAGAGACTTTGAATTAAACTTTGAGAAGGTTAAGAGGGCGATCTTAGAGGCTCAGAAGAACAACCTAAATCTTTTAGCCTTGCCTGAGACCTTTCTCTCTGGATATTACAAGAGTTCAATTAAAAAGGTTAGCGAAAACCTATCATATTATTTTGATCAACTTTCAAGCATGTCAAGAGAATGCAGCATGGATATATATGGTTCATTGCCTGTAAAAGAAGACAGCAGCATGTACAATTGCGGCTTTTATTTTAGCGGCGGAAGCTGCATTGGTAGATACAAGAAAATCCATCTAATAGGTATTATGGGGGAGAGGGATATCTTTTCAGAGGGGAGTGAGTCTGTGGTGGCAGAGTCAAAGAATCTGGGCAAGGTGGGTCTTGCAATCTGTTACGACATAAGGTTTCCAGAACTCTTTCGAAAGATTTCCACAAAGTCAAGGGTTACGATAGTGAGCGCTATGTGGCCAAAGAGCAGGATAGAGCACTGGAAAACTCTTTTAAGGGCTCGCGCGATTGAAAACCAATGCTTCATAGTCGGAGTAAACAGGGTGGGCTCTGATAGAAATAACTTGTATTCTGGCAACTCTCTTATTTTTGACCCTTATGGGGCAACTCTCTTGGAGTGCGGCGATAAAGAAGGCCTGTATTTTTCTGATATAGATCTTTCATCGGTAGAAAAATACAGAAGCGATTTCAACGTTTTGGGCGACAGAAGGATATTTAATTTACAATAA
- a CDS encoding AI-2E family transporter, which yields MKLEEHLVYPRIKVFIIALVIILSLFVVWIFKGILILFFISLLLAYLIEPLFNLVLRFQKNRVISLIVSYIIVFAFLGSIGIVLFFGLSNEVRSIARHTPVYFESIKGYMDNLQTLLNSFSIPLDIRSSFNGVFLSQEYVQSHPYSLSFYESAKVLKTFFLESVRTGVNIFIVFMVAAFWIIDFENIKEGLLTLFPPDRRQEVVELSTDVDFVLKRIVRGQFLICLINGTLTTIALVILKIQYAILIGVLAGCLSVIPVFGTLSTTLPAVFLGLTQSWTVSLEVVAVILCIHWLESYVLCPRIMGKQAQVHPILIILALVSGEQLFGLEGLILAIPATGVLKAVVVHYLKKAGHIEPTGNTKSQ from the coding sequence GTGAAACTCGAAGAGCATCTGGTATATCCTCGAATAAAGGTCTTTATTATAGCTCTTGTTATAATATTGAGCTTGTTTGTCGTGTGGATCTTTAAGGGTATTTTGATACTATTTTTCATCTCTCTTTTGCTTGCGTATCTGATAGAGCCCCTCTTTAACTTAGTGTTGAGATTTCAAAAAAATAGGGTAATATCTCTGATCGTATCTTATATTATAGTGTTTGCCTTCCTGGGAAGTATTGGTATCGTGCTCTTCTTTGGCCTTTCTAACGAAGTAAGGAGCATAGCAAGGCACACACCTGTATATTTTGAATCGATTAAGGGCTATATGGACAATTTGCAGACGCTTTTGAATTCATTTTCTATACCCCTTGATATCAGGTCTTCATTTAACGGAGTTTTCTTGTCTCAGGAATACGTTCAGTCTCACCCATATTCTCTCTCCTTTTACGAGAGCGCAAAAGTTCTGAAGACATTTTTTTTGGAATCTGTAAGAACGGGCGTTAATATATTTATTGTGTTTATGGTCGCCGCCTTCTGGATAATCGACTTTGAAAATATTAAAGAAGGTCTCTTAACCCTATTTCCCCCCGACAGAAGGCAAGAGGTCGTGGAGCTCTCTACCGATGTGGATTTTGTTTTGAAGAGGATTGTCAGGGGGCAATTTCTGATATGTCTTATAAACGGTACATTAACTACCATAGCCCTTGTTATTTTGAAAATTCAATACGCCATCTTGATAGGGGTGCTGGCAGGATGTCTTTCTGTAATACCAGTTTTCGGAACCCTCTCTACCACCTTGCCTGCAGTTTTTCTTGGACTCACTCAGTCTTGGACAGTTTCTCTTGAGGTTGTGGCGGTGATACTCTGCATACACTGGCTGGAGAGCTATGTATTGTGCCCCAGGATAATGGGAAAGCAGGCTCAGGTTCACCCAATTCTTATAATATTGGCTCTGGTCTCAGGTGAGCAGCTCTTTGGTTTGGAAGGCTTAATCCTGGCCATACCAGCGACTGGCGTTTTAAAGGCTGTTGTTGTACACTATCTTAAAAAAGCCGGTCACATTGAGCCGACTGGGAACACAAAGAGCCAATAA
- a CDS encoding aldehyde dehydrogenase family protein: MENIADILKNSPFSDLLSKDPIPEISFLIGEWRALGGKPENKISSINNKILYRFRGPVSPDIKQIINTSQEGFLELSKISHYKRFDMLMKCRKLIEENFDLLANVIVMDSSKPIKLARGEIDSTIERLNFSSIDLMALKGEYIPSGIFDDLKDRSVITLREPYGISVLISPFNFPFFLHASKLASALIAGNSTISIPSEHTPLSVLLLIKIFELAGFPKKALTTIATSETQIKEMIVNNQKTDLVSLTGSSKTGESVIRNAGIKKLHLELGGKAFGIVLKDANPKEVTRCWLNGALKNAGQRCDALNTILIPEEIEEVIVSSTLDKIKNIKRADPFSEECNLGPLISTSSANRLKKLIKEAIDSGSKIIFSDSPTNAYFPPQLIKIYNPEIKLMKEEVFGPIFIYYVYKDINEAVNIINSCKYGLDLAIFGSDVNYMIKLSRRLKAGQIHINDYPRHGTGYYPVGGIKSSGTGSKEGIFYTVQEMSYTKAIIVKN; this comes from the coding sequence ATGGAGAATATTGCAGATATACTGAAAAACAGTCCGTTTTCTGACCTACTCTCTAAAGATCCAATCCCAGAGATCAGCTTCCTGATTGGCGAATGGAGGGCCTTAGGCGGAAAGCCTGAGAACAAGATCTCGTCGATAAATAACAAGATACTTTACAGGTTTAGGGGGCCTGTCTCCCCTGACATAAAACAAATTATAAATACCTCCCAAGAGGGCTTCTTAGAGCTGTCAAAAATAAGCCACTACAAGAGATTTGATATGTTGATGAAATGCAGAAAGTTGATTGAGGAGAATTTCGATCTCCTGGCGAATGTCATAGTTATGGACAGCTCAAAACCGATAAAGCTTGCAAGGGGCGAAATAGACTCCACCATAGAAAGGCTTAATTTCTCAAGTATCGATCTGATGGCGCTAAAGGGAGAATACATACCGTCAGGCATATTTGATGATTTGAAGGATAGAAGCGTAATTACCCTGAGAGAGCCATACGGCATATCTGTTCTTATCAGCCCGTTTAATTTTCCCTTTTTTCTCCACGCATCCAAGCTTGCAAGCGCTCTGATAGCTGGCAATTCTACCATTTCCATACCCAGCGAACACACACCTCTATCAGTCCTACTTCTGATAAAGATATTTGAATTGGCTGGCTTTCCAAAGAAGGCCCTCACCACCATTGCGACATCAGAGACACAAATAAAAGAGATGATAGTAAATAACCAGAAAACAGACCTCGTTTCTCTTACAGGTTCGAGCAAAACTGGCGAGAGCGTGATAAGAAATGCGGGCATAAAGAAGCTCCACCTTGAATTGGGCGGCAAGGCATTTGGCATAGTTCTGAAAGATGCCAATCCAAAAGAGGTCACAAGGTGTTGGCTAAATGGGGCGCTAAAAAACGCAGGACAGCGTTGTGATGCTCTAAATACAATATTAATTCCAGAAGAGATAGAAGAGGTCATTGTGTCTTCAACGCTGGACAAAATAAAAAACATAAAAAGGGCGGATCCCTTTAGCGAAGAGTGCAACCTGGGGCCATTGATATCAACCTCATCTGCAAACAGATTAAAGAAGCTTATAAAAGAGGCGATTGACTCTGGCTCAAAGATAATATTCTCAGACAGCCCAACCAATGCCTATTTTCCGCCACAATTAATAAAGATCTACAACCCTGAAATAAAGCTGATGAAAGAAGAAGTATTCGGTCCGATTTTCATATATTACGTATACAAAGATATAAATGAGGCGGTAAACATTATAAATTCTTGCAAGTACGGTCTGGATCTTGCAATATTTGGCTCTGACGTGAACTATATGATTAAGCTATCAAGAAGGCTCAAGGCTGGGCAGATACATATAAACGACTATCCCAGACACGGCACCGGATATTATCCTGTCGGAGGGATCAAGTCGTCAGGAACGGGCAGCAAAGAAGGCATATTTTACACTGTCCAGGAAATGAGCTACACAAAAGCGATAATAGTGAAAAATTGA